From the genome of Streptococcus marmotae, one region includes:
- a CDS encoding proline--tRNA ligase has product MKQSKMIIPTLREMPSDAQVISHALMVRAGYVRQVSAGIYSYLPLANRVIEKAKNIMRQEFDKIGAVEFLAPALLSADIWRESGRYDTYGDDLYKLKNREGSDFILGPTHEETVTLLARDAVQSYKQLPLNIYQIQPKYRDEKRPRNGLLRGREFIMKDGYSFHASYDSLDQTYDDYKSAYEAIFTRAGLEFKAIIGDGGAMGGKDSQEFMAITPDRTDLDRWVVLDKSVASFDEIPEEVLAAIKEELAAWLVSGEDTIVYSSDSGYAANLEMATSEYKPRHVVVAEEELVKVATPDSKTIDEVAAFLNLPEEQTIKTMLFMADGEPVVALLVGNDQVNDVKLKNHLGADFFDVATPEQAVEIFGASFGSLGPVGLPETVKIIADRKVEGLKNAVVGANEDGFHYTGANAGRDYQVSEYVDIREVKEGEPSPDGKGFLQFARGIEIGHIFKLGTRYSDSMNATILDENGRAVPIIMGCYGIGVSRLLSAVLEQHARLFVNKTPKGEYRFAWGINFPKELAPFDVHLIPVNVKDEAAMSLTQSIEDSLVAAGYEVLTDDRNERVGVKFSDSDLIGLPIRVTVGKKAVEGIIEVKIKGTGDTVEIHVNQLLETLQILANK; this is encoded by the coding sequence ATGAAACAATCAAAAATGATTATCCCAACCTTGCGGGAAATGCCTTCTGATGCGCAGGTGATTAGCCATGCTTTAATGGTACGTGCAGGCTATGTTCGTCAGGTATCGGCAGGGATTTACAGTTATTTACCACTAGCTAATCGTGTGATTGAAAAAGCTAAAAACATCATGCGTCAAGAATTTGACAAGATTGGTGCGGTAGAATTTTTAGCCCCAGCCCTTTTATCAGCTGACATCTGGCGTGAATCAGGTCGTTATGATACGTATGGTGATGACCTTTACAAGTTAAAAAATCGCGAGGGTTCAGATTTTATTTTGGGTCCTACTCATGAGGAAACGGTGACCTTGTTGGCCCGCGATGCGGTGCAATCTTATAAGCAGTTGCCCTTGAATATCTATCAAATTCAGCCTAAGTACCGTGATGAAAAACGCCCACGTAATGGTCTGCTTCGTGGCCGTGAATTTATCATGAAAGATGGTTACAGCTTCCATGCAAGCTATGATAGTTTGGATCAGACTTATGATGATTATAAGTCTGCTTATGAAGCTATTTTTACTCGTGCAGGGTTAGAATTTAAGGCAATCATTGGTGATGGTGGTGCCATGGGTGGTAAGGATAGCCAAGAATTTATGGCTATTACTCCAGACCGTACAGATCTTGACCGCTGGGTGGTATTGGATAAGTCTGTGGCTTCTTTTGATGAGATTCCTGAAGAAGTTCTAGCGGCAATCAAGGAAGAATTAGCAGCTTGGTTGGTATCAGGAGAAGATACGATTGTGTATTCGAGTGATTCAGGCTACGCCGCCAATCTCGAAATGGCAACGAGTGAATACAAGCCCCGTCATGTCGTTGTAGCCGAAGAAGAATTGGTCAAGGTTGCAACACCTGATAGTAAAACCATTGATGAAGTGGCTGCCTTCTTAAATCTTCCAGAAGAACAAACCATTAAAACCATGCTCTTTATGGCAGATGGTGAACCGGTTGTCGCTTTGCTGGTTGGCAATGACCAAGTCAATGATGTCAAATTAAAAAATCACTTAGGAGCGGATTTCTTTGATGTCGCAACGCCAGAACAAGCTGTTGAAATCTTTGGAGCATCATTTGGTTCATTGGGACCAGTAGGCCTTCCTGAAACGGTGAAAATTATTGCGGATCGTAAGGTCGAAGGCTTGAAAAATGCGGTAGTTGGTGCCAATGAAGATGGCTTCCATTATACAGGTGCCAATGCGGGTCGTGACTATCAAGTTAGTGAATATGTAGATATTCGTGAGGTGAAAGAAGGCGAACCTTCACCAGATGGAAAAGGATTCTTGCAGTTTGCTCGTGGAATTGAAATCGGCCATATCTTTAAATTGGGAACGCGCTATTCAGACAGCATGAACGCAACAATTTTAGATGAAAATGGTCGTGCAGTACCAATCATTATGGGTTGCTATGGTATCGGAGTTAGCCGCCTCTTGTCAGCTGTCTTAGAACAGCATGCTCGTTTGTTTGTCAATAAAACACCAAAAGGAGAATACCGCTTTGCTTGGGGCATTAACTTCCCGAAAGAATTAGCACCATTTGATGTGCACTTGATTCCGGTAAATGTCAAAGATGAAGCAGCAATGAGCTTGACACAATCAATTGAGGACAGTTTGGTAGCAGCTGGTTATGAAGTTTTAACGGACGACCGCAATGAGCGTGTCGGTGTGAAATTTTCAGATAGTGACTTGATTGGTTTGCCAATTCGTGTAACAGTTGGTAAAAAAGCAGTAGAAGGCATTATTGAAGTGAAAATCAAGGGAACAGGTGATACGGTCGAAATTCATGTGAATCAATTACTGGAAACCCTCCAAATCTTAGCAAATAAGTAA
- the dhaM gene encoding dihydroxyacetone kinase phosphoryl donor subunit DhaM, producing MTQIGIVLVSHSRHLAQGVVDLISEVAKDVPLTYCGGLEDGSIGTEFSRVEETVANNPADTILAFFDLGSARMNMEMVADFSDKDIRIQSVPIVEGSYTAAALLQAGAPLDAILEQLAELQINK from the coding sequence ATGACACAAATTGGTATTGTCCTTGTCTCGCACTCTCGTCATCTTGCCCAAGGAGTTGTTGATTTAATCTCCGAAGTCGCAAAAGATGTCCCACTGACCTATTGTGGTGGGCTAGAGGACGGCAGTATCGGAACGGAATTTTCCCGAGTAGAAGAGACTGTCGCAAATAATCCAGCAGACACCATTCTTGCCTTCTTTGATCTAGGCAGTGCTCGCATGAACATGGAAATGGTTGCAGATTTCTCTGATAAAGATATCCGGATCCAGTCTGTTCCTATTGTCGAAGGAAGCTACACCGCAGCAGCCCTCTTGCAAGCAGGTGCTCCCCTTGATGCTATTTTAGAACAGTTGGCAGAGCTACAGATAAACAAATAA
- the dhaL gene encoding dihydroxyacetone kinase subunit DhaL, with protein METQAVFKWMQLFAQKIQENKDLLSELDTPIGDGDHGGNMARGMAAVMEELEGKEFASSDQIFKVVSMQLLSKVGGASGPLYGSAFMGLTKSAQANASLPDSLQAGLDMIQKRGKAEVGEKTMVDVWTSVISDIRAGTLSLDSIRTAVDSTKDLQATKGRASYVGERSVGHIDPGSYSSGLLFEALVEAGLV; from the coding sequence ATGGAGACACAAGCAGTATTCAAATGGATGCAGTTATTTGCCCAAAAAATCCAAGAAAATAAAGACTTGTTGAGCGAGTTAGATACACCGATTGGAGACGGCGACCACGGTGGCAATATGGCACGAGGCATGGCAGCGGTCATGGAAGAGTTAGAGGGAAAGGAATTTGCTAGTTCCGATCAAATCTTTAAAGTGGTGTCCATGCAACTGCTCAGTAAAGTCGGTGGGGCTTCTGGACCACTTTACGGCTCAGCTTTCATGGGACTAACCAAGAGTGCACAAGCGAATGCCTCTCTCCCTGATAGCCTTCAAGCTGGACTTGATATGATTCAGAAGCGAGGAAAGGCGGAAGTCGGTGAAAAAACCATGGTTGATGTATGGACTTCAGTCATTTCCGATATAAGAGCTGGGACACTCAGCCTTGATTCCATTCGCACAGCCGTTGACAGCACCAAGGACTTACAGGCTACAAAGGGACGGGCTTCTTACGTTGGGGAGCGTTCTGTGGGACATATCGATCCTGGTTCCTACTCTTCGGGTCTTCTTTTTGAAGCATTGGTGGAGGCTGGACTGGTATGA
- the dhaK gene encoding dihydroxyacetone kinase subunit DhaK — MKKIINQPEHIVDEMLQGLVFMHGQLVDRLDGYDVIVRKAEKRGKVGLISGGGSGHEPSHAGFVGRGMLSAAVCGAVFTSPTPDQILEAIKAADEGAGVFMVIKNYSGDIMNFEMAQELAEMEGIEVASVVVDDDIAVENSLYTQGRRGVAGTILVHKILGHAAEIGKSLAEIKELADKLVPQIKTIGLALSGATVPEVGKPGFVLEEDEFEYGVGIHGEPGYKKEKLQPSKELAEELVAKLLQDFEATAGEKYGLLINGLGATPLMEQYVFANDVAQLLESKQIEVVYHKIGNYMTSIDMAGLSLTLIQLEDSSWLEALEAAVETPAW, encoded by the coding sequence ATGAAAAAAATTATCAATCAGCCAGAGCACATTGTCGATGAAATGCTTCAAGGCCTTGTCTTTATGCATGGGCAATTGGTTGACCGCTTAGACGGCTATGACGTCATCGTTCGGAAAGCTGAAAAACGTGGAAAAGTTGGGCTCATCTCAGGTGGAGGCTCTGGTCACGAGCCGTCTCACGCAGGATTTGTTGGACGCGGAATGCTATCAGCTGCTGTCTGTGGAGCTGTCTTTACTTCGCCAACGCCAGATCAGATCTTAGAAGCTATCAAGGCAGCTGACGAAGGGGCAGGCGTCTTTATGGTCATCAAAAACTATTCTGGTGACATCATGAACTTTGAAATGGCACAGGAATTGGCTGAAATGGAAGGCATTGAAGTTGCAAGTGTCGTCGTTGATGATGATATTGCAGTCGAAAACAGCCTCTATACACAAGGTCGTCGCGGTGTTGCTGGTACGATTTTAGTCCATAAGATTCTGGGTCATGCTGCAGAAATAGGAAAATCCCTCGCTGAAATCAAAGAGTTGGCAGATAAACTTGTTCCTCAGATTAAAACCATTGGACTAGCCCTTTCCGGAGCTACTGTCCCTGAAGTTGGAAAACCAGGTTTTGTCCTAGAAGAAGATGAATTTGAATATGGTGTCGGTATCCACGGTGAACCGGGCTATAAGAAAGAAAAACTCCAACCGTCTAAAGAATTGGCCGAAGAATTAGTTGCTAAATTACTCCAAGATTTTGAAGCTACAGCAGGCGAGAAATACGGGCTTCTGATTAATGGTCTCGGGGCTACACCACTCATGGAACAGTATGTTTTTGCCAACGATGTCGCACAACTCTTAGAGAGTAAGCAAATTGAAGTCGTCTACCATAAGATTGGAAACTATATGACATCAATCGATATGGCAGGGCTATCCCTCACCCTCATTCAATTAGAAGATAGTAGCTGGTTGGAGGCTTTAGAAGCAGCAGTTGAAACCCCAGCTTGGTAA
- the dhaS gene encoding dihydroxyacetone kinase transcriptional activator DhaS, with the protein MGTSLITKKRIAKAFKQQLAQKSFDKLSVVDIMQEANMRRQTFYNYFLDKYELLDWIFETELQEQVTDNLNYISGLTLLDELLYYIERNQSFYVQLFEIKGQNAFVAYLDGYCQILLEKILREVQSQERVDLEDNYVQFLVSYHAGALLSLIEQGIRQCPCRLCEHYPYLVQVVTRSVREGKGK; encoded by the coding sequence ATGGGAACATCTCTGATTACAAAGAAGCGGATTGCAAAGGCCTTTAAACAGCAACTGGCCCAAAAGAGCTTTGACAAACTATCGGTTGTGGATATTATGCAGGAAGCCAACATGCGGCGCCAGACCTTTTATAATTATTTTTTGGATAAGTATGAACTGCTGGATTGGATTTTTGAAACGGAGTTACAGGAGCAGGTCACCGATAATCTCAACTATATCAGTGGCTTGACCCTACTCGATGAATTGCTTTACTATATTGAACGAAATCAGTCCTTCTATGTTCAGCTGTTTGAAATCAAAGGCCAAAATGCTTTTGTTGCTTACTTGGACGGCTATTGTCAGATTTTACTAGAGAAGATTCTTCGAGAGGTGCAAAGTCAGGAGCGTGTGGACCTAGAGGACAACTATGTGCAATTCTTAGTTTCGTATCATGCGGGGGCCCTGCTCTCCTTGATTGAGCAGGGAATTCGACAGTGTCCATGTAGACTTTGTGAGCACTATCCGTATTTGGTGCAAGTGGTCACAAGGTCCGTTAGAGAAGGAAAGGGGAAGTAA
- the dhaQ gene encoding DhaKLM operon coactivator DhaQ gives MVAIINQAHHVISQYIDGFLLTHPELERLDQEPIIALREQEKTCVPLISGGGAGHEPMHLGFVGQGMLTAAVYGEVFIPPTADQILRAIRHVHQGSGVFVIVKNFEADLLSFQTAIHQARQEGIPVKYIVSHDDISVDTKKNFQKRHRGLAGTILLHKIVGAAAQSGLSLDDLEQLALALSTEIATIGFARKSARFPQAVHPLFELEEGQISYGIGIHGEEGYRTVPFESSEQLANEIVNKLKLRFRWQEGEEFILLVNNLGTISELEQGVFLNDICQLLDLEGLRLPFIKAGRFATSLDMAGLSVTLCRVKDPVWLTYLQEKTTAPAW, from the coding sequence ATGGTTGCCATTATCAATCAAGCTCATCACGTTATTTCTCAATATATAGATGGTTTCTTGCTAACTCATCCCGAACTTGAGCGGTTAGATCAAGAGCCTATTATTGCTTTGAGGGAGCAAGAAAAGACTTGTGTTCCTTTGATTTCGGGTGGTGGTGCTGGTCATGAACCCATGCATCTAGGCTTTGTAGGTCAAGGGATGCTGACAGCGGCAGTTTATGGCGAAGTTTTTATTCCACCAACTGCTGATCAAATCTTACGTGCGATTCGGCATGTGCATCAAGGAAGCGGCGTTTTTGTTATCGTTAAAAATTTCGAAGCAGATCTACTATCTTTTCAAACGGCTATTCATCAAGCGCGTCAAGAAGGCATTCCAGTTAAGTACATTGTGTCCCACGATGATATTTCTGTTGACACCAAAAAGAATTTTCAAAAGCGACATAGGGGACTAGCAGGAACCATTTTACTGCATAAGATTGTAGGGGCAGCGGCCCAGTCGGGCTTGTCCTTAGATGATTTAGAACAGCTGGCTTTAGCCTTGTCAACAGAGATTGCGACCATTGGTTTTGCAAGGAAATCAGCACGTTTTCCTCAAGCAGTACACCCTTTATTTGAGCTAGAAGAAGGGCAGATTTCCTATGGTATCGGTATTCATGGTGAAGAAGGCTATCGGACGGTTCCCTTTGAATCATCAGAGCAATTGGCCAATGAAATTGTCAACAAGTTAAAACTGCGTTTCCGTTGGCAGGAGGGGGAAGAGTTTATCCTCTTAGTGAATAATTTAGGGACGATTTCTGAGTTAGAACAAGGTGTCTTTCTGAATGATATTTGCCAATTATTGGATTTGGAAGGTTTGCGGCTTCCCTTTATCAAGGCAGGACGGTTTGCGACCAGTTTAGACATGGCAGGGCTGTCTGTCACCCTTTGCCGTGTCAAAGACCCTGTCTGGCTTACATATTTACAGGAAAAAACCACCGCACCAGCTTGGTAG
- a CDS encoding MFS transporter, translating to MQEKSVSQKTGILMFYTLLIAYITFAASWVGGSNLGAQIVRTYFGDKGVDPTISEMVNYTITVARVIANFLAAAVLVKCGIKRAAQIAIGLLCFALVAVWMPNYWLYIIARMIMALGGSMIMVYMNPIVVRFVAQENKIFYSSLITASYNIGAFVIAIAFVLWSDTLQADWRITLSAVSLVAIITFIIWLIKAKDFETSGSNQQTPAQAYSYGMAMKDSFVWRFAIGFSAFLILYVMSLNSIPGQLAKEFPDFFVPGYMICAISGGGIMGTLVRLKRPVNRERKPYLVQLGIAATLAMAAGIASVALLKLAFLGYLFFFICGFLIFYQYAVYLNIPHELPNMNPQKATLMFGIIWGITYGLYTILNYIWSFIYGHIGYWPSNLFYLLVPVIYLIMIMTLPETYKKK from the coding sequence ATGCAAGAAAAATCTGTTTCGCAAAAAACAGGAATTCTCATGTTTTATACCCTGTTGATTGCTTATATTACTTTTGCGGCCAGTTGGGTCGGCGGATCCAATCTTGGAGCCCAGATTGTTCGGACTTATTTTGGAGATAAGGGGGTTGACCCGACGATTTCTGAAATGGTGAATTATACCATTACCGTTGCACGGGTGATTGCCAACTTCTTGGCAGCTGCCGTTCTAGTCAAATGCGGCATCAAGCGTGCCGCTCAAATCGCCATCGGTTTACTGTGTTTTGCCTTAGTAGCTGTTTGGATGCCAAATTATTGGCTCTATATCATTGCTCGAATGATTATGGCGCTCGGTGGCTCCATGATTATGGTGTATATGAATCCTATTGTGGTGCGCTTTGTTGCTCAAGAAAATAAGATTTTTTATTCTTCTCTCATCACTGCAAGTTATAATATTGGGGCCTTTGTCATTGCTATTGCTTTTGTCCTCTGGTCAGATACCCTTCAAGCAGATTGGCGCATTACACTTAGTGCTGTTTCCTTAGTGGCCATTATCACCTTCATCATTTGGCTCATCAAAGCCAAAGATTTTGAAACCTCTGGAAGCAATCAGCAGACACCAGCCCAAGCGTATTCCTACGGGATGGCAATGAAAGATTCATTTGTTTGGCGTTTTGCTATTGGTTTTAGCGCCTTCTTGATTCTCTATGTCATGTCGCTTAACAGCATTCCGGGTCAATTAGCCAAGGAATTCCCAGACTTTTTCGTGCCTGGCTATATGATTTGTGCTATTTCTGGAGGGGGCATCATGGGAACCTTGGTTCGCCTGAAACGTCCCGTCAATCGAGAACGAAAACCCTACTTAGTCCAATTAGGCATTGCGGCAACTCTTGCCATGGCTGCAGGAATTGCTAGTGTTGCTCTTTTGAAATTAGCCTTTCTTGGCTATCTATTCTTCTTTATCTGTGGTTTTCTCATTTTCTACCAATATGCTGTTTATCTCAATATTCCACATGAGCTTCCTAATATGAATCCTCAAAAAGCAACTCTCATGTTTGGAATTATTTGGGGCATTACCTACGGACTTTATACGATTTTAAATTATATTTGGAGCTTTATTTATGGGCATATCGGCTACTGGCCATCCAATCTCTTTTACCTACTTGTACCAGTCATCTACCTTATCATGATTATGACGCTACCAGAAACGTATAAAAAGAAATAA